A portion of the Natronococcus sp. AD-5 genome contains these proteins:
- a CDS encoding PAS domain-containing sensor histidine kinase, which produces MSKRANAAEPAFWADEADDSLVIQRYQTLVNTVDDGIYQLDSAGRFVAVNNIIVEISGYTRNQLLGEHVSILLEDDDVERISSEIAESVANDEQLTNPFEITARTADDEVIYCELRVSLLVDDGTLQGSVGIVRDVTGRKRTEETLDEREQQLKRERDLIDQILETSPVGILVLDADGEITRMNERVREILEISADEAEEYDPSWRTVYDETGEPIPTDEHPFARTLETGEPVYEEVLRTELPSGDSRWLSVNAEPLFDEAGDIDRVVTTGEDITELKERERELETELDEIFGRISDAFYALDEEWRYTHVNEHAAEFMEQSREELLGKNAREVFPEAIGSNIYDQFHEAMETQEPVSFEHYSEPFGIWAEVNAYPSETGLSVYFRDITERKERERALEESERRYRTLAECFPNGLVTLFDHDLEYTLTAGQGFDRIPVDPEDLEGRQFHEVWPDETVDDLDPAFQAALNGEETSIELEYAGREWMLYAVPITDERGDVFAGMTMAQDITEQKERERYLEDTKSQLEAAIEAGAVGTWEWKIPEDQMITGETFARTFDVDPNAAREGVSSDRFLTSIYEEDRSRIEEKIDDALESCGEYEAEYRVWNADDELRWIVSRGRVECNEDGSPVRFTGAVTDITERKRAELQLERNNEQLETLFEILPVGVVVADEDGGLVEANNAAKEIWGGDVLEGDSLDDYNEFPVTWVDTGEPVERNEWTIARLLRGEEVTDPRIFEIEATDGVRRILSVKGMPIRNERGKVTRAVLTLSDITERREYQRKLEETIERLETSNERLEHFAYAASHDLQEPLRMVSSYLQLIENRYGDALDEEGEEFLEFAIDGADRMRNMIDGLLTYSRIETRGDPFEPTDLEDVVDDVLTDIQLQLAESNTDVSVGKLPRVNGDANQLRQLFQNLLSNAIEYSGDGPPTIRVDSEQRDGKWIVSVHDEGIGIEPDEQERVFEVFQRLHSREEHKGTGIGLALCQRIVERHGGEIWVESEPNEGATFSFTLPTVTDHEL; this is translated from the coding sequence ATGAGTAAACGAGCGAACGCGGCAGAACCAGCCTTCTGGGCGGACGAAGCCGACGATTCTCTGGTTATCCAGCGCTACCAGACGCTCGTGAACACGGTCGACGACGGGATCTACCAGCTCGATTCTGCTGGCCGGTTCGTCGCGGTTAACAATATTATCGTCGAGATAAGCGGCTACACGCGGAACCAACTCCTCGGCGAACACGTCTCGATACTGCTCGAGGACGATGATGTCGAACGAATTTCGAGTGAAATCGCCGAGAGTGTGGCAAACGACGAGCAGCTGACCAACCCCTTCGAGATCACGGCACGTACTGCCGATGACGAGGTGATCTATTGCGAGCTGCGGGTGAGTCTGCTCGTCGACGACGGCACGCTTCAGGGATCGGTCGGGATCGTCCGTGACGTCACCGGCAGAAAACGAACGGAAGAAACGCTCGATGAACGCGAACAGCAACTCAAGCGCGAGCGCGATCTGATCGATCAGATCCTCGAGACAAGCCCCGTCGGCATTCTAGTACTCGACGCCGATGGTGAGATCACACGAATGAACGAACGGGTCCGGGAAATTCTCGAGATTTCCGCGGACGAAGCCGAGGAGTACGATCCGTCGTGGCGGACTGTCTACGACGAAACTGGTGAGCCGATCCCGACTGACGAACATCCCTTTGCTCGAACGCTCGAGACGGGCGAACCGGTATACGAGGAGGTACTCCGAACCGAACTCCCGAGCGGCGACTCGCGGTGGCTCTCGGTCAACGCGGAGCCGCTCTTCGACGAGGCTGGCGACATCGACCGTGTCGTCACGACCGGCGAGGATATCACCGAACTCAAAGAACGCGAGCGCGAACTCGAGACCGAACTGGACGAGATTTTCGGTCGGATCTCCGATGCGTTCTACGCGCTCGACGAGGAGTGGCGGTACACACACGTCAACGAGCACGCCGCGGAGTTCATGGAACAGTCGCGTGAGGAATTACTCGGGAAGAACGCACGGGAAGTGTTTCCGGAAGCCATCGGCTCGAACATCTACGACCAATTCCACGAGGCGATGGAGACCCAAGAACCCGTTTCGTTCGAACACTATTCCGAGCCCTTCGGCATCTGGGCAGAAGTGAACGCTTATCCCTCCGAGACGGGGTTGTCGGTGTACTTCCGCGACATTACCGAGCGCAAGGAGCGCGAGCGCGCCCTCGAGGAGTCTGAGCGGCGCTACCGCACACTTGCGGAGTGCTTCCCGAACGGACTCGTGACGCTGTTCGATCACGACCTCGAGTACACACTAACAGCCGGACAGGGATTCGATCGGATTCCCGTCGACCCCGAGGATCTCGAGGGTCGCCAGTTCCACGAGGTTTGGCCCGACGAGACCGTCGATGACCTCGATCCCGCGTTTCAGGCGGCACTCAACGGCGAGGAAACGTCGATCGAACTCGAGTACGCGGGCCGGGAGTGGATGCTCTATGCAGTCCCGATTACGGATGAGCGGGGAGACGTCTTCGCGGGAATGACGATGGCCCAAGACATCACCGAGCAAAAAGAGCGTGAACGGTATTTAGAAGACACAAAATCGCAACTCGAGGCAGCGATTGAAGCCGGTGCTGTCGGTACTTGGGAATGGAAGATTCCGGAAGACCAGATGATCACCGGAGAAACGTTCGCCAGAACGTTCGATGTCGATCCCAACGCAGCCCGCGAGGGTGTGTCAAGTGACCGGTTCCTCACCTCGATTTACGAGGAAGACCGTTCCAGAATTGAAGAGAAGATCGACGACGCTCTCGAGTCCTGTGGGGAGTACGAGGCGGAGTACCGCGTGTGGAACGCTGACGACGAACTCCGGTGGATCGTTTCCCGTGGCCGCGTCGAGTGTAACGAAGATGGAAGCCCCGTCAGATTCACCGGTGCAGTCACCGACATCACGGAACGGAAACGTGCCGAGTTACAACTCGAGCGAAACAACGAACAGCTAGAGACGCTGTTCGAAATTCTCCCCGTCGGTGTCGTCGTTGCGGATGAGGACGGGGGACTCGTTGAAGCCAACAACGCGGCCAAGGAAATCTGGGGTGGCGACGTGTTGGAGGGTGATTCCCTCGACGACTACAACGAGTTCCCCGTCACATGGGTTGACACAGGAGAGCCGGTCGAACGTAATGAGTGGACGATTGCCCGGCTGCTTCGGGGCGAGGAGGTCACTGATCCACGAATCTTCGAGATCGAGGCTACTGACGGCGTGCGGCGCATCCTCAGCGTCAAGGGGATGCCGATCAGGAACGAGCGAGGTAAGGTGACGCGCGCGGTGCTCACCCTGAGCGACATTACCGAACGTCGAGAGTACCAACGGAAACTCGAGGAGACCATCGAGCGGCTCGAGACCTCGAACGAACGCCTCGAACACTTCGCGTACGCAGCCTCACACGACTTGCAAGAACCCCTGCGGATGGTCTCCAGTTATCTCCAGTTGATCGAGAACAGATACGGTGACGCACTTGACGAGGAGGGCGAGGAGTTCCTTGAGTTCGCCATTGATGGGGCGGACCGGATGCGGAACATGATCGATGGCCTACTCACGTACTCCCGAATCGAAACGCGAGGCGATCCGTTCGAGCCGACCGATCTCGAGGACGTTGTTGACGACGTCCTCACGGACATCCAGCTGCAGCTCGCGGAAAGTAATACCGACGTATCCGTCGGCAAACTCCCTCGCGTGAACGGCGACGCCAATCAGTTACGGCAGCTGTTCCAGAACCTCCTGTCGAACGCGATCGAGTACAGCGGGGACGGACCGCCGACGATCCGCGTCGACTCCGAACAACGGGATGGGAAGTGGATCGTCTCAGTCCACGACGAGGGAATCGGGATTGAGCCTGACGAACAGGAGCGCGTGTTCGAAGTCTTCCAGCGACTCCACAGCCGCGAGGAGCACAAGGGGACCGGTATCGGACTGGCGCTCTGCCAACGAATTGTCGAGCGCCACGGCGGGGAGATTTGGGTCGAATCGGAACCGAACGAAGGAGCGACGTTCTCGTTTACGCTGCCAACGGTAACGGATCACGAGCTCTGA
- a CDS encoding universal stress protein, translated as MNRTTLLVPIRYPLQKPSAETIAHAIDLADKLDDTHLYILHVNVLHKGKDVDRTQFRRAVHEKVDPPPDTSCHVRDAYLIEKAILKEAAEQDADYVVIGQSMRARWRQLLADHLGVGVDLEAFLDHQLNAELVVN; from the coding sequence GTGAACCGGACCACACTGTTGGTACCAATCCGATATCCACTGCAAAAACCGAGCGCGGAGACGATAGCCCACGCTATCGACCTCGCCGACAAACTCGATGACACCCACCTGTATATCCTGCACGTGAACGTGTTGCACAAAGGTAAGGACGTCGATCGAACGCAGTTCCGTCGCGCTGTCCACGAGAAGGTCGATCCCCCTCCAGACACGAGTTGTCACGTTCGGGATGCGTACCTGATCGAAAAAGCGATCCTCAAAGAGGCCGCTGAACAGGACGCCGACTACGTTGTTATCGGCCAATCGATGCGAGCCCGATGGCGCCAGTTGCTGGCGGACCATCTCGGTGTCGGCGTCGATCTGGAGGCGTTCCTCGATCACCAACTGAACGCCGAACTCGTCGTCAATTAG
- a CDS encoding HVO_A0114 family putative DNA-binding protein has product MNKTTPPLHPMEREQLQAESPLVVTVKSSSEFHDNVTDGIKALERGDAVDFPPTLSFTSYDELMEMLTPRVLDLIEAIRCEEPSSINETARVVDRDVKNVHEGLSRLAQLGIIFFEENGQSKRPVVWFDELVINLPFDPEASDTTAATP; this is encoded by the coding sequence ATGAACAAGACCACGCCGCCGCTGCACCCGATGGAGCGCGAACAGCTTCAGGCTGAATCACCCCTTGTCGTAACTGTAAAGTCGTCCAGTGAGTTTCACGATAATGTCACCGACGGTATCAAGGCGCTCGAACGGGGCGACGCGGTGGATTTCCCGCCGACGCTCTCGTTTACCAGCTACGACGAACTCATGGAGATGCTGACGCCGCGCGTCCTTGATCTCATCGAAGCCATCCGCTGCGAAGAGCCATCCAGCATCAACGAGACCGCACGGGTTGTTGACCGGGACGTAAAGAACGTCCACGAGGGGCTCAGTCGGCTCGCCCAACTGGGCATCATCTTCTTCGAGGAAAACGGCCAGAGCAAGCGCCCGGTCGTCTGGTTCGACGAACTCGTCATCAACCTCCCGTTCGATCCAGAGGCTAGCGACACGACAGCCGCCACACCGTAA
- a CDS encoding ATP-binding protein: protein MAHPRFVNREEELNILNSRFESDTAELLIVYGRRRLGKSALVREAIQGRENAIYWQATEETPDVQLADFVDTASKTFPVLDDIQRDWEALLRALGREQAIVILDEFPYLIESDDSLPSKIQRVWDMHLQEMDITLVLVGSSISVMEDKVLGGGSPLYGRQTGTIDLPPLDLADAQLFYPDDDPDSVIQTWGVFGGTPFYLQALTPSASLAENIHSHILAEHGVLHNEPEFLLRTEFGIREPQTYYTILRAIATGKRAANEIAGFAGVDSNSLGSYLSKLRRLRLVERDIPVTANPNATRKSRYRLKEPLFRFWFRYVYGQQGKLAQLDDDAYEQLVEPTFTEYMGTMFEQVCQNALPSLIPKTYQGIGYWWHQQHELDVVGLASDGTIVAGECKYTTQKMTEGDLTDIERSTTHVQWSPPAGTEREHHYCCFCRSGFSDDLQQAAADRDDVSLFTPEDVVASFSR from the coding sequence ATGGCTCATCCACGTTTCGTCAATCGTGAGGAGGAACTCAATATACTGAACTCGCGGTTCGAGAGCGATACAGCAGAGCTACTTATCGTGTACGGCCGCCGCCGTCTCGGGAAGAGCGCCCTCGTCCGTGAAGCAATCCAAGGGCGTGAGAATGCGATCTACTGGCAGGCGACCGAAGAAACGCCGGATGTACAGCTCGCGGATTTCGTCGACACCGCCAGTAAGACGTTCCCGGTCTTGGACGACATCCAACGCGATTGGGAGGCTCTCCTCCGGGCGCTCGGCCGCGAACAGGCAATCGTAATTCTCGATGAGTTTCCGTACTTGATCGAATCAGATGACAGCCTCCCCTCGAAAATCCAGCGGGTTTGGGATATGCACCTTCAGGAGATGGATATAACGCTCGTGCTTGTCGGATCCTCGATCAGCGTCATGGAAGACAAAGTCCTCGGTGGGGGAAGCCCACTGTATGGCAGACAAACAGGAACAATCGATCTTCCACCGCTTGATCTTGCAGATGCACAGCTGTTCTATCCCGATGATGATCCCGATTCAGTCATCCAAACATGGGGCGTATTTGGCGGGACACCGTTTTATCTTCAGGCGCTTACGCCGTCCGCATCGCTCGCGGAGAATATCCATTCCCATATTCTTGCGGAACACGGCGTCCTCCACAACGAACCGGAGTTCCTGTTGCGTACGGAGTTCGGAATTCGCGAACCACAGACGTACTATACGATCCTGCGAGCGATTGCGACTGGGAAGCGTGCAGCCAACGAAATCGCGGGGTTTGCTGGCGTTGACTCGAATTCGCTTGGATCGTATCTCTCGAAACTTCGTCGCCTCCGACTCGTCGAACGTGACATCCCCGTGACAGCAAACCCGAACGCAACACGGAAGAGTCGATATCGTTTGAAAGAGCCGTTGTTCCGGTTCTGGTTCCGATACGTCTACGGCCAGCAGGGCAAGCTTGCTCAGCTAGATGATGACGCATACGAGCAATTAGTCGAGCCGACGTTCACCGAATACATGGGTACGATGTTCGAACAGGTCTGCCAAAATGCGCTTCCGTCGCTAATCCCGAAGACATACCAGGGGATTGGCTATTGGTGGCACCAACAGCACGAACTCGATGTTGTCGGGCTCGCAAGCGATGGTACGATCGTCGCCGGTGAATGTAAATACACCACCCAAAAGATGACCGAAGGTGACTTGACAGATATCGAGCGCAGTACGACACACGTCCAGTGGTCGCCGCCGGCAGGTACCGAGCGTGAGCATCACTACTGTTGTTTCTGCCGGTCTGGGTTTTCTGATGACCTGCAACAGGCCGCTGCAGACCGAGACGATGTTTCGCTGTTCACGCCAGAGGACGTAGTTGCGTCTTTCTCGCGGTGA
- a CDS encoding amidohydrolase family protein yields MVNDNKISSSEKKFSPKAPRRDVLKAGGAVTGAAMLGVGAVEASNRDDDDVDRVSIEGANVTVTKGTNVAPTASPDGESIVMDLHGVLFQLPRNGGQAEPLTDVTLEPARPDYAPDGNRIAFQGYADGNYDIWTMAPDGSDIRQLTDDFWDDREPKWSPDGTQIAFSSDRGEEYDIWTLDVESGELQQWTDSAGENYEPTWSPDGSEIAYVSEPVEDNSDNPVDRIKAVDQNGETRTLVTADPEHTLHSPSWSPEGEDVAYVRESPEDQGEGQVDLMVSGEQVTDGEDVFIFTPDWLSTEELLYSADGNIRIVDLPSGETSDISFSATFHLPGLDYERKSYFEDDRGAREVQGIESPTLSSDGERVAFVALNDLWVMCIGQPPRRITDDSAYQVDPAWSPDDRYLAYSSDKEGTQDLYIHDMETGEDWQVTSRDEEATVSAAWSPDGSKIAFQDQDRATYTVEVDVSEDGVDTGKIRQVKGPLFLPGQPTWSADGSTIALAAVYTYSDRFRSGTSQILTVDVNSGEEHYYPPGEQFDSLSTRGVDGPVWSPDGNWMAFVVESTLRVMPITESGEPDGPATEITDEATDSPTWSGDSEWLLYLNNGQLKKVRRDGSETQEVPVNLTYQPDRPSGRTVIYVGQMWDGTSSEVHEDVTIEVVNNRIKNVIPDSEPPSGKYVDASDLTVIPGLIDSHVHYTYDERFFGGRQGRINLAYGVTSTVSVGDRVYRALEDREALKSGNRVGPRFFAMGEPIDGSRVYYGFIGRPTRSLDRIPLEMSRAIELDYDMGKTYVRLNAKRMARVTDINHEEVGVPTKSHYLAPGGFVGQDGTTHLSATQRLGYARTESVTSQTYEDIVKLYAQGQRSVTTTFFTSDFILASEVQGDPRTQLFPPWDRDTLLSDSGFGAVGDNDEYPSDPDCKTGTCRHANTFKDIFDRGGVILTGTDAPLDYFGLGMHANMRALEAYAFSPYEALMTATRAPAERLGVEDELGTLESGKLADMAFVEGNPLEDIRNAMQVRMTMKNGELYSVEDLVEPYS; encoded by the coding sequence ATGGTAAACGATAACAAGATATCATCGAGTGAAAAGAAGTTCTCACCGAAGGCGCCGCGGCGAGACGTCCTCAAGGCAGGCGGTGCAGTCACTGGCGCCGCCATGCTCGGCGTCGGAGCTGTTGAGGCAAGTAACCGTGACGATGATGACGTGGATCGAGTCAGCATCGAAGGGGCAAACGTGACTGTAACGAAGGGCACGAACGTTGCACCGACGGCATCACCCGATGGCGAGTCGATCGTGATGGATCTCCACGGGGTCTTGTTCCAACTTCCACGAAACGGGGGCCAGGCAGAACCACTAACTGACGTCACCTTAGAACCTGCTCGCCCCGACTATGCTCCCGACGGGAACCGTATAGCGTTCCAAGGATATGCAGATGGCAACTATGATATCTGGACGATGGCTCCTGACGGCAGTGATATTCGGCAGTTGACAGACGACTTTTGGGACGATCGAGAGCCAAAATGGTCGCCTGACGGGACTCAGATTGCATTCTCGTCCGATCGAGGAGAAGAGTACGATATCTGGACGCTCGACGTTGAATCCGGCGAGTTACAGCAATGGACTGACTCTGCTGGCGAAAATTACGAACCGACTTGGTCTCCAGACGGGTCCGAGATTGCGTACGTCAGTGAGCCTGTCGAGGACAATTCCGATAATCCTGTTGATAGGATCAAGGCGGTCGATCAAAATGGGGAGACGCGAACACTCGTCACTGCCGATCCGGAGCACACTCTCCACTCGCCATCCTGGTCCCCCGAGGGAGAGGATGTCGCATACGTTCGCGAAAGTCCCGAAGACCAGGGGGAAGGTCAAGTCGATCTGATGGTATCCGGAGAACAGGTCACGGACGGGGAGGACGTGTTCATATTCACCCCCGACTGGCTGTCGACAGAGGAACTCTTGTATAGCGCTGACGGCAATATACGTATCGTCGACCTGCCGTCTGGCGAAACGTCTGACATTTCCTTCTCGGCCACGTTTCACCTCCCCGGACTCGATTACGAGCGCAAATCGTACTTCGAAGACGATCGCGGCGCACGTGAGGTCCAGGGCATCGAGTCGCCAACCCTCAGTTCCGACGGCGAGCGCGTGGCGTTTGTCGCCCTCAACGACCTCTGGGTGATGTGTATTGGACAGCCTCCCCGCCGTATTACGGACGATTCGGCCTATCAGGTAGATCCAGCGTGGTCCCCCGACGACCGGTACCTGGCCTACTCGTCCGACAAAGAGGGCACCCAGGACCTGTATATTCACGATATGGAGACTGGTGAGGATTGGCAGGTCACTTCAAGAGACGAGGAAGCTACCGTGTCTGCAGCGTGGTCACCCGATGGTTCGAAAATAGCGTTTCAGGATCAGGATAGAGCCACCTACACAGTCGAGGTAGACGTCAGTGAAGATGGCGTGGACACTGGTAAAATTCGCCAGGTCAAAGGGCCACTATTTCTCCCGGGCCAGCCGACGTGGTCCGCAGATGGCAGCACAATAGCGCTGGCAGCTGTCTATACCTACTCGGACCGTTTCCGTTCTGGTACCAGTCAAATCTTGACTGTGGATGTCAACTCCGGTGAAGAGCACTACTATCCACCGGGCGAGCAGTTCGATTCCCTGTCGACGAGAGGCGTGGACGGTCCCGTATGGTCCCCGGACGGCAACTGGATGGCGTTCGTGGTCGAAAGTACCCTCCGTGTCATGCCGATCACCGAAAGTGGGGAACCGGACGGCCCAGCCACGGAAATCACGGATGAGGCTACCGATTCCCCGACGTGGAGCGGTGATTCGGAGTGGTTGCTCTACCTGAACAATGGTCAGCTGAAAAAAGTCAGACGTGACGGAAGCGAAACGCAGGAAGTACCCGTTAACCTCACCTACCAGCCGGATCGACCATCGGGTCGTACCGTCATCTACGTTGGACAGATGTGGGACGGCACGAGCTCCGAAGTCCACGAAGATGTCACCATCGAGGTCGTAAATAACCGTATCAAGAACGTAATCCCGGATAGCGAACCGCCGAGTGGGAAATACGTGGACGCATCCGACCTAACGGTTATTCCCGGGCTGATCGACTCTCACGTGCACTACACATACGATGAACGGTTCTTCGGTGGTCGCCAGGGACGCATCAATCTCGCATATGGGGTTACCTCGACTGTATCCGTCGGTGACCGGGTCTATCGCGCCCTCGAAGACCGCGAAGCACTGAAGTCCGGTAATCGCGTCGGGCCACGCTTCTTCGCGATGGGTGAGCCAATCGACGGCTCACGCGTGTACTACGGTTTCATTGGTCGGCCCACGAGGAGTCTCGATCGGATACCGCTGGAAATGTCGCGCGCAATCGAGCTCGACTACGACATGGGGAAAACGTACGTCCGCTTGAATGCCAAACGTATGGCCCGAGTGACGGACATTAATCACGAAGAGGTTGGGGTGCCCACGAAATCCCACTACCTTGCACCAGGGGGGTTCGTCGGCCAGGATGGGACGACGCATCTGTCTGCGACGCAGCGTCTCGGGTACGCACGAACGGAGTCAGTGACGAGTCAAACGTACGAGGATATCGTCAAGCTTTACGCCCAGGGGCAACGCTCAGTGACAACGACGTTCTTCACTTCCGACTTCATCCTCGCCAGCGAGGTCCAGGGTGACCCTCGAACGCAGCTATTCCCGCCCTGGGATCGCGATACATTGCTTAGTGACTCTGGCTTCGGTGCGGTCGGGGACAACGACGAATATCCATCCGACCCGGATTGCAAAACGGGGACATGTAGGCACGCAAACACCTTCAAAGACATCTTCGACCGTGGCGGTGTGATCCTCACCGGTACCGACGCCCCACTGGACTATTTCGGATTGGGTATGCATGCGAACATGCGCGCCCTGGAAGCATACGCATTCTCTCCTTACGAGGCACTCATGACGGCCACTCGGGCCCCAGCTGAACGGCTTGGGGTCGAAGATGAATTAGGAACGCTCGAATCAGGGAAGCTCGCGGACATGGCCTTCGTTGAAGGGAATCCGTTGGAGGACATCAGGAATGCGATGCAAGTGAGGATGACCATGAAGAACGGAGAGTTGTATTCCGTCGAAGATCTTGTGGAGCCGTACTCCTGA